The DNA window TCTGCACTCCTTCACTCCTAGCTGCTGTATGGATCCCCTTTCCCCCTGGATCACATGAAAGTGTTCTATTAATGTGAATTGGCTGATGTTGGAGAACACTATGCTGGACAGCTATGAAGTGTAAGGAATTCGACccagggagctgcagggctgtgacACATCAGTTCTTCACAGGAATTCTCAGTAGCTGGGTGAGAATAACCCGAGACAGGTCCCGCACACTGGGTGCAGGCTGCCGGGGTTGTTAGTACACTGTTTGCTTACGGCAATGAGACAAGTTCCATGATACACCAATGTAACTGGAATGTTGTCCTCTGGTTTTTCACTCCAGGACTATACTAAGCATCAGGTTGTCTCCCTCCCCTGACTAAGTAAGCAAAGTTTGGGAAAATGGATCAGTTTAGGACATTATAAGCACACAGCATGGCCAAAAGTGATAGCTGCCTTAGGAAAACTACGACAAGTCAGCACTGCTCCACATATTTCATGAGGAATGCTTTACTGGAGTTCAGAATAAACATTCCAAGTCTGGGAATGCTGGTAGATTAcctggcaggagggagggagggagggaaggagggaaggagggagggaagaaaggatggaaggaaagaaggaaaaaaggagggaaggagggaaggaaggagggaaggaaggagggagggagggaggcagggaaggaaggaaggaaggaaggaaggaaggaaggaaggaaggaaggaaggaaggaaggaaggaaggaagaaaggaaggaaggaaggaaaaagaagcctCCTGCCTTCATTCCATTCTTCATCCCTTTGCCTGTGTCTGGTCTGCTCTTGCCCACAGGGTCAGAAAAGAGGGAAAGcagcttgtttcttttcatgATGGATGAGACAGATCCTTCAGCCCACTCCAAATGTGGTGGTTGAAGTCAGTGTTATATCTGTGAgcctttcaggaaaaaataaaacatgccaCTTCAGTACAGAGTTGTCTTATCTCTAAACCCCCAAAGCACGTGTCACTGGAAGAAGAAACCCGCACCAATCATAGAATTGACTTTTAAGTAAAACACGTTTTTAGTTACATGGTATTTTTGGAAAAGCCTCCCTTGTAACACATTATTCCAGCGAGtaaaaacttatttctttcacaATAGGTTGTGTGTTACCAGCCTTTAAACACATGTAATGAAATTATATTCACATCAGCACAAGATATGAAGAAATGCTTGTGTGACAGGATTAAACCCATCACAGGAGTGCTGAGGTCAATTGTTTGCATGGTGCTGGCAATGTCTAATGGGCAATAACTTCTAGAGATCGCTATAAAGAAAAGCGAATTTCTGTGAATTTTCTTGGAATTCAGGAATTATCTGCTTATTAAAGTTTCCATGTCCAAAAAATTGCCACGCAGCTATGCAAAATATGGGCACAGCTCTACAGAGCACTAattggcttttgcttttgcaaaaacCTGACGTTGTTCTGCATTTGCTTTGTTCCTCCATTAGAAATGTACTGGCTGGACCAGCAAGGCAGCAGCTCTCTGGCTCTTCTCCGCTCTGAGGCATCATTGACGTTTGTATATATTTCCTGTTCCTTcttgcaaagattttttttttaaatgattattattttcctaaacTAAATTGCTGTGTGACTGTAGGGAAAAAGTGGAAGGTTCTGAGCACTTTAGTCTCCATCAGCATGACTTCCACATGTTGTTGTAGCAACCTTGTTTCAGTCTTTCACTTAATGAAACCTTCaaagtcattaaaaagaaagagttCCTGGGTTTGATCTGACAGGGTCTTTTTCCCTGACATCCCATCCAATTGGGCCTCAGGTTTTTTTCATAGTTCTATTAATAATTGTGATTTCATATTCCTTTGAAAATACCTTCGACCAGCAGACCATATACTGTGATTTGATGGGCTGTAACCTTAACCACTCCGCTGAAAAAATATCTGGTGCAAGATTTTTACCTCCCATGGGATTATctgtaaatacagaaataaaaacttctgCAAGAACCAAGTATATGAACTCACACTTCCACATTGCTACGATTTTTCAAGTTAGCTGCACTCATTTAAATGAATTCCCTTAGCTGTGTTTGCTTGCAGAGCAAGCAAGTGGCAAGTGTGACATCTCAgatgttttgtttctggtgTTTTCAATTAGTCCAGGCCCATTTCAGGCTACCGGGATTATCTTTATGTCAGGAACAGCCACTACAGGGCTACAGGTCCCGTGCAGCAATGTTCTCAGACagttaatttcttcctttatctCTTTGTCTGGAATAATAGCATTTATTTTGGTGTATTCAAGAGAAATCCAAAGAGTTTATGCAACACTCCTGGGCAGTGACTAagctgtttcatttaaaaacatgtatttttccaTGCGTAGGAACATCTGCTGGCAGGTTTGGGGTCTTCACACGAGGAGGTCAATCTTCTAGATCTGGATATATGATTAGATATGATATTAAATCGAATGGTGGCCGATCCACAGTTTATTTGGTCTTGATGAGCACCAGCACACTGGGCAGCTCTAGAGATATAAGAGATGCACAGTCGACACCATTGGTAATTCACATCTCAGTActgtaaaaaaacccattatttttctgtatctgaTGACAATGGAGACCACCTATGACCTGCTGAAATGCTGTACCCATATGAGCTGCTGTGTATCACGGTGTATACAAAGTATGCACGTCAAAAATCAGAATTCAGTTGGAGATCCTCTCCTAAATGCCAGAAACTTCACGTGCACTTCTGCTCTCTAGAGGAAGCCAAAGAATTAATGGTGAAATATGTACACAGTGCATCTCTGCTGATAAACTTGAAATACTTAGGATACCTCTATGTGAGTCTTCTCATTTCaatgagaataatgttttgCATATATGAGACCTGAAATGGGGATGGAAATCTCAGCTATTTTatgtgttcttttaaaaaatctgggATTCATCAGTGCAAGTAACGACACGTTTTTTGTTAACGATCTGCCCCCTTAATAAAACgacctttattttctgttagaaCTACAGAATACTTCAACCCAATGCCTTTTCTGTAATACAATGTATATTTCATTCTGTATCAATGACATGAAAGATGATTCCCAAATTTGAAAATCTCCAATGTTACTGTTCATTATGCCTTGAATGCATTATTTCCGTAGCTTGTTATATGAACacacattaacagcaaaagaaaagtcAATTGGAAGATGTTCCTTTATTTGCCAGAGTGCAGGTCCCTGCTTAGCTATTAATCCATACATATTACACAGAAACATATGCATTAGAAATGCTCAGTCAAGTGTATCATCCCTTCGTCTCTAATTTTCACCTCTTCTGCTCCTCAGATgtgagagaagatgaaaagcaGATTAAAGATTTGTTATCGTCAGTTTCACGGTCATTAACAAAGATAGGCTTTTCTGCTCAACTTTTTAAAAGCGGATAAAAACCCCTCGCTTAATCCAAGAGGTAAACAGTCACGCCTCGGGTGTGCGAGAGCGGCCGATTTTCGGGGATTTATTCGAAATGTAGGCACAGGTTATTTTGGGACGAGCCCAGCGCCTGCGAGCGCTGGTGGCCGCGGTTCCTGCCTTCCCGGGCCGGTACGAGGCCGCCGGTACCGCAGCGAGTAGCCGGTATCTCAGCGGGGCCGCCGGTACCGCAGCGAGCGGCCGGTACCGCAGCGGGGCCGCCGGTATCTCAGCGAGCGACCGGTACCGCAGCGAGCGGCCGGTACCGCAGCGAGCGGCCGGTACCGCAGCGGGGCCGCCAGTATCTCAGCGAGCGGCCGGTACCGCAGCGAGCGGCCGCCACCCCCGCGCCGCCTCCCGCCGGCCGGAGCGACCGCACCCACGCACTCCCCGCGGCCTCCGCTCTCCTCCCGCCCCGGCAGCGACCTCGCGGGGTGGCAACCGCGACAGCGCCCGCTCtggcggccccgccccgccccgctccgctccgccccgctccgccccgtTCCTCCCCGCGGGTTTGGCCCTCTCGGGCCGCCGTCGCGACCGGTAACGGCGCCTCCAAGGGCGCCTtgcgcggggccgggctgccCGGGCGGCGGCCTCCCCGCGCCTCTGCTGCGGCGGCTGGTGAAGGGCCGAGGCGCTGAGCAGCGATGTCGGAGACGAGTGGAAACGGCgattcctccttctcctccttcccctcctcgcCGCAGGGCGCGGAGCGCGGCCGCCTCTCGCTGCCGTCCACCTCCCGCAACGGCGCCGTGCCCCAGCACCGGCAGCAGCGGCTGTCGAGCCGCCCGCGCCCGCCGGCCTccggggaggagggagaggagccgGAGACGGCGGGAGACAAGCCCGGGCAGCCGGAGAGCGCCGGGGGCGTCGGCGATGAGCGCAGCAGGAGGATGATCCGGAACCAGTACCGGGAGCTCATCTACAACGTGCAGCGTAAGTCCGGGAGCGGCTGCGCCCTCAGGAGCGGCCTGTGCCCGGTCCCGGGCGCCGTTCTCCGgcggggatgtgtgtgtgtgtcgggGAAATGGGGGCTGCGAGTAGATGCTGGGGCTTGTTGtgagaaatagtgtggccagcaggaccagagcaGTGTTTGTCCCCCTGCACTGGGCACTGGGGAAGCCAAACCTCCAGTCCTGGGGTTAGTTTTGGGCAAcgacaagaaagcccttgaggtgctggagcgagctgagagaagggaacggagctggtgaggggctggagcacaagtgtgatgggagcggctgagggacctggggggttcagctggagaacaggagctgaggggagaccttctgatctctgaactgcctgaaaggagcttggagcatggagggggttgggctCTGCCCCCAGGTAACAAGCgacaggaggagaggaaacAGACTCAAGTTGCACCAGTGGAGGGTTAGAAtggaaaataggaaaaaattcttcccagcaagggttgtcaggcattggaacaggctgcccaggacagcggtggagtcaccatccctggagaggtttaaaagatgcagagatgaggttcttagggacaagggttagtggtggacttgacagttgaactcaatgatcttaaaggtcttttccaaccaaagcgATTCTATGATTGTGTTGTTTTGGTGCCAGGCTGGTGGCCTGGCCTTATTGTTTGAGGAACTCTTCAAGTTTTTGCGGGAACTCCCAAGTTCCCTGGGCTGCTGAAATTTTGAGTCTGTAGTTAGGTTGAAATTTGGCTCCCTGGAAGCATTTGCATGCCCAGGGTTAGGAAGGTTGTGAGAGATTTGCTTGCATGTAATGTGTGTGACTGCATTGATGCAGGGAAGCTATTGGTCTTGAAACTGCAGGTACCAATATCTGGACCAGGAAGTTATTCTTAGGCTTTACAGAAAGTGCTATGGGAGTTTTAGCACCTCTCTAGATAAATGTGTCAGTACTTCCCCCATGTATGTTCGGAGTGTGCTGTTTTTCTCATGAAAGCATAACAATGGTGGTTTCACTAAGCAACCTGTGGTGTTGGTTGTTTTCTGCATGCTTGGTAAATTCGTAGGGTTGTTTTACAAGAGAATACAACACAGTTTATGGATGAAAACAGCAGTGGTGTGTCAGTGCATTGGGGATGGGGTTTATCCTTAAAAGCAGTGCTGTGAGTAGCTGTTCAGAATTGGACATCTGAAAGCCTTGTTAAATCATACGTATACCAACTGTTACATGTAACTGACCGTGTTTGACATGCTGATCCTCGGAAATCACCAAGCAGGCGTTTTTGGGGGGTTATTTGCTTCTTTAATGAAAATCTTTAATGACTTTGGGGTATGGCAACATGCAGAAAACAATGGTATCTGATAGTTGCCTTTGTGCAGATATGCATATTTTACTGAAACCATATAAATCTTATTCCATTGAAGTAAATGGAAAATTACCTCTTCAAACTGAGTTAATccataaacattaataaaactgGAGTCTACATAGTCTTGCAATTAATGTACTGTAACTGTATTCcgtatttttctttgtgtgatGGGCTATGAACCAGCCACTTTTGATTAAGGTGTAAGTATGTATTTCTTGATGCTTCAATATTTAAGTAATTTAGGATTTCATTTGTGTCCTTTCCTCCCCCAGAAAATCGTGAGGATATGCTGAGTTCAAAAAGCAACAGACTGACAGAAGCTTTGGAAGAAGCCAATAAACTTTTTAGTGGAGGTAAAACCAATTCTTTGATCCTTATTAGAGGTGTTTGACAGTTGTCCAAGTGTGAGGTGATAATGCCTTATAAACAAAAAAGGGCAAGAGAATGAAGTTGAGGTCCAAGTACTTTATGAGAATTATTAAAGTATAACTTGAAACAGATATGTTCAGTTGAAGAGGAATTGTTTGAATAAGGATCTATacataataatataataaatacaATTAGTGTTTATTTGCACTTAGCAATACCCCTTGCTTTATCTCGACACTGTAGAACAATATGCGTAAGTCGTATATGTAAAAGATATTGGTGTAGAGggtttcattttgcttggaGAGATGGAAAACATGTCAATGAAAGATGCATTTTATTCTTTAAGACAATGTTATTTTTCCATGCTTGCCTTTGTCAGTGTTGTCCTCTcgttttctctctctgttttttttaatgcagatatTGTCAGGAATTGTGTTAGAGGTCATTGCAATAAAATGATTTACAAAGCTCTATAGTCAGGATATATGCTGAATTTTATTATTGCATTTTTTGACAATTTCATATTATTAACCCCAAATCTTTTCTGTAACAGTTTCCTGTGCACGAGAGGCTGCGTTGGATGCCCAGTTTCTTGTCTTAGCATCAAATCTAGGGAAGGAGAAGGCCAATGAGTTGCATTCTGAGATGACAGCATTTGACTCACTAGCATTTGCAGAGGACTTGGTAAGTTCTAGGCTGAATTTGCCAACAATTTTGCTAGAGGTTTGTCCTATTTGTTACAGAATCATAAAGTAAAAGCCTCATTGTCTGGCAGTACGGTGCAGTTCTGATTGAATTTAACTCTTCTTATAAATTTATTTGATTAACTTTTATGTTAGTGTTGTTAATTGTTTAAAACTATATAAATGTTTCCAATACTAGAGGACAGTTAATTTTCCTCCATAGAGGAATATTAACTCAAAATGCAGACGACCCTCCTTGGTGTTGCGTTGCTGCTTTGTCACAGTTTAGTCAGTTTGTGCCATTAAGGTAGTCttgtgcactttttttttaactcactATTTTGTAGATTCCCAGCAGTTAAGTATTTTCTTTATCCTGTCTACTGCTTTATAAGTTTTTGAATGAAGTTCTCCACACTGTGTAACTGACATGAAATGGGATTTTGGAGTACTTGCCTGCTTTAGTCTTGACATGTTTGTCCCTTTGTACTGTGGGTGGAAGAGTCAGTTCAGAATAGCTTTGAACAgacttccttttccttctgaaaatttTCTCTTATGTTAGAGTAGACTAATAAGGATTCTGAGTCTTTGGTCCAGTCTAGAGCTCTGCGatataaaaaaacccatcaaGTTCAGTTGTTCTATTgaattttttcctgaggaaGTCTGTATTGGTGGATGTAGGGTTAGACCAAGTAAGTTCTTCTTTGATATTTGAGAGGGTTCAGAAACTGTGCGACATCTTAGCTTTACAGTGCAATTTCAGTAATAATTCATGCATAATTGAAATACAGAATATTGGAATATAGGTGGTTTTATTTACCTCTAGCTCTTTTAATCATTGCTTGTTGAACACAAGTCTGTGAGTGTCTTTATCGTCACACGGTATCTTCAGGTCCTTATGCAgtgatattaaatattaatctagcaagacaaacaccataataCAGTGTTTCACCATTCATGTATCTACTGATCTTTAAGTGAATTTTTAttgaagcttttttcttttgtagctAACCTTCATGGGTATAAATCGCATAGAAGTGGACGAAAATGATAGCGATTCTGAGGGCATTTCAGGTGGCTATTTACCCAGTAATGCCTGGCATAAGCtgggagaagaaacagaaaagtacTTCAGAAGAGCACCTTCTTTTCACTATATGTAAGTTTATTTAAGGAAATAGTATATGCTACAGCACAAGCTAATGGCCTTATTTGATTCTTTAATGCCCTGAGCTTGAATAGAGTTTAATCTTGGGTCACAAACTGTCAACAAGAACTTCTGTGTGGTATCTGTTCTTATGGTGCAATGAACTCCTTGACTACAAAATACTTCATAATATCTTTGTCTTTGATTTTGATGTGTCTTAACTTACAAAATAATATTGCTTGGATCTAGTAGTGATAGCAAGGTGTTCTTGATTGACCCGTTTCAGACCAAAACCAGTAGACGTAATCCTCCTTTCTTTAAAAGCTGACTCTTCCCTCATCTTTCTCTCCCTGTACAATCTGCAGCCAGAATAATGAATAAAGGAaccttttgttttattatttcctaAACAGTTGTGGAAGGTCAGTTTCTCAAGGTCTATATCTTTTACCTGATGATTGTATTATCGTGAAGAGACCAACAGTTCTCCTATGTCTGTGTTAATGGGTTGTCTTTTAGAGTCTTGTTTTCTGGCTctgccttcagaaaaaaaaccacctggTTACTGGGAAGTGGCCTGATGTAGAATCAGCGTCATCTCTCCCGATGTGTAGACAACCCATTTAGGTGGAGCCTTTTTATCTACTGTCAAATGGCCCTTAACTGTGTGGTTTATAGATGATGCTCCAATTTAAATCTCTCATGAAGTCAGCTGGCAATAGCAGGATCTAGTTAAATTATATTATCAAGAGTAGAGCTGATAGACTGTTGTTGAGTTGTCTGTGCATTTATACTTGTTCCACTCCCACGTAAATATCACTGTAAGAAAGTTGCTGGATGTAACAACTTGATCATACAATACCTGATATTTGATGTTGGATAGCTAATTCACATATTTCAAACTTGTGTTTACACTTTCAAGCTGTAAGCTTTAGCTGATAAGTCTATGATAAGTctattttccaatatttttttataatcttAAGACAAAACTGATTGTGagaaagacttctttttttctcattagttGCATTTTGACACCTTAAGTAATGATGGGCTTCTTTTGACGGAAGATGTGTGAATATtagcaaaatgttaattttaaataataaagcGTAGTGCTCAGCTTGGGAAAAGAACTACTCCATCTATTCTTATGTGAGGCTtgagttgtggggtttttttcacgGTCAGTCTGTGACTTCTGAAGTTGAGCAGTTGCAACTCACTCAAGATAGGGAAAGATATGTACTGCAGAATTTTTGGGTGCCTGCTGAACTAACTTGAATTGAGTCTCAATTCACACTCTCTCCTTTAGGCATCTAACTTGCTGGAGATTCAAGGCAACAAAAGTTAGGAACCTAAGTTCCTTATATAGTCAATGGAGAGAGGTAAGCACTTCCAGAAAGTGCCTAAATCTAACAGGTATATTACGCTCATGTTGTTTAATGAGAAACTTTGGATCTCTTAGTGTACTGAATGTTCTATTAATTGACTatcttttcaaatttattgtgttttattttattaaaaaaaaaaagcttattgcAAACCTGACCTTACAGAAACTAAACAatagatgaaaaagaaataaatatcgTATGGAGAGAGTCTTCAGGCAGAGAAATGTAACAAATAGAAATGGAGATATAGGAGAGTATAAACCGTATACTCTGCTTCATTTCCTAAGTAGTTTTAAGAAAAGTAGATTTAAAGTTTTcagtttaaacaaaaagaattgGAATAATTGCATCAAATTTTATACATCCTGTTGACAATCTGGTATGAGGCTGCCAACATAAATTGGGAGCGACTTTTGGGGATGGTTGTTTACCAAAATCtctgaatgttttatttttagacatGAGTCATTACTTTGCTCTTCTATCAGGAGATCAACTGCTCGGtatctagggttttttttagcataCAATATAAAACATATTTCCATATatatgttctttttctcttggttAGGTTGGGATCTTTCAAGTCTGAACCTCCTGTACCAAGGCAACGGATCgaaaggcagaaaaaggctCCAGGAGGACAAGAAAAACGGGCAATGCCTGCCCAGGTTTGTGAAGCGTTACCTTTTTCGGTGATTTGTAATGGCATAGTTATTACAAGTGGCTTTTAAATCTTTCTGTtcatggtggtttgggttttgtggttaCGACTTGAGTAGTACTAAAGGACTGAGAGTTGATTAGTAGGCTTCTTGATTAGTTTTGTGTGGACTGCAGTATTTCACTGAATGGAAGGAAATACGATGCCCAGACTGATTTCAAGTTCAGAAATAGGTTTTACAGTCTGATTTTTCAAGTTCAAATTGGCTTATTTGCTCTGTTGattgctttgaaaagaaacaaaaaaccccacttatTTAAATTAGTGtgttttcaaattttatttaaaaaacgtCTAACAGTGTGTGGCATTTGCACAGAAGTGTGGTTAACAGCAGCAAGCTAATTAGCTCACTTATACGTTATTTTCCGTGTTTactgtttccttcttctttctgttctatTCTGGCAGAAAGGCAAAAGCCTGAGAATACTGTGAGGCTTATATTTGAAACTTTGGAAAAGTAAACCACATTGTTATGGGGAACCTCTGGTTGATAATGCCAGTACATAGAGGTGAAACGTTGTGTGtgtctttttaaatacagcCTACTTCATAATAATCCAAACAGTGATAGAAATGATTCAGATAGAGTTTGGAgtgggaagaagaggagctGGAGAGTTTGAGAGAGTTGCTTCCAGAAGTGAGTGATGGGTCTTTGTGGGTTGCTCAGGTTAACGCTGATGATCAGCATGGTTGTTAACCTGTGTTAGACACATAGTGCTCTGTGAAAGTTTCTGTAACTTGCTTTATTGTGAGGTGGTCAAAGGGAAAGTGGTGGTTCATGGCAACAGCAAACAGCTTACTGAAGACTGTACTTGAAAAGTGAATTTGCTACTCTGCTGGTTACAGTACTTGAAGGATGATTTGGGGTACCCTGCTTTAGAGATCATGAACAAATCTGTAAAATGACAATAAGTGTGTCCTTTGACCATGTTAAACTTCATGCCATGACAGTTCTTCCGTGTAAACTTGGGTTCCTTTCCTGAAAAATAGTTAAAGATCTTCACTGACAGGAGCTCTAGGTGCACTGCCTGAGTTgcagaaggcaaaggcagggactGGGAGAATGAAAGCAACGTGGCTTCGTTAAGGGCAAATCGTGCTTGTTAAACTGGGTGGCCTTCTACGATGGGGTTACAGCATTGGTGGATACGGGAAGAGTAACTGACATCGTCTgcctggacttgtgcaaaggATTTGACTCTGCCCCACATGGTGGCCTTGTgtctaaattggagagacatggatttgatggatggatggaaggaTGGTGGATAAGGAGTTGGGTGGATGCTCACTCCCAGAGTTGCTGCCAACGGCTCGA is part of the Columba livia isolate bColLiv1 breed racing homer chromosome 6, bColLiv1.pat.W.v2, whole genome shotgun sequence genome and encodes:
- the NSMCE4A gene encoding non-structural maintenance of chromosomes element 4 homolog A; the protein is MSETSGNGDSSFSSFPSSPQGAERGRLSLPSTSRNGAVPQHRQQRLSSRPRPPASGEEGEEPETAGDKPGQPESAGGVGDERSRRMIRNQYRELIYNVQQNREDMLSSKSNRLTEALEEANKLFSGVSCAREAALDAQFLVLASNLGKEKANELHSEMTAFDSLAFAEDLLTFMGINRIEVDENDSDSEGISGGYLPSNAWHKLGEETEKYFRRAPSFHYMLGSFKSEPPVPRQRIERQKKAPGGQEKRAMPAQLKKMEESHQEATEKEVERILGLLQTHFKNDPDTPISFFDLVIDPNSFARTVENIFHVSFIIRDGFARLKLDDDKLPIIEPSKDSEGRENDRGAGARNQIVISLNQQEWKEIVETYEITEPMISPPDDGNEDDMEIA